A section of the Kribbella sp. HUAS MG21 genome encodes:
- a CDS encoding esterase-like activity of phytase family protein: MRWHPPLAAAVVLTALTATLTASAAPAPDRHGGACSPDATFLGFSDALDKTTYDGQPVAGLSALNLTGPHSAVALVDNVGTTPARLFNLQVNSKPTSVRVNGITILRRPDGTPYTGGDFDGEGLVVERGGQTVFATSEREPSIRRFRLTDGKQVGELPVPSRFRVAPAGEAANNATFESLAVSRDGLSLYAGMEGPLAPDGTDADGRSRNRIIRYFGLPGRGYQPVAQYAYKPDPGLSLVELASASPTELVSLERTFTPGVGNTIRVFTVSLRKATDVTARASLADAPESVFLQKKLLFDLVDCPPSGAVAKQPQPNPLLDNVEALALGGYLPGGRRQLYLLSDDNNGATQITRFYSLAVDLH; this comes from the coding sequence ATGCGTTGGCACCCGCCGCTGGCCGCAGCAGTTGTCCTGACCGCCCTCACCGCGACGCTCACGGCGTCGGCCGCGCCGGCTCCGGATCGGCACGGCGGTGCGTGCTCGCCCGATGCCACATTCCTCGGATTCAGCGACGCGCTCGACAAGACGACGTACGACGGCCAACCGGTCGCCGGGCTGTCCGCGCTGAACCTGACCGGGCCGCACAGTGCGGTCGCGCTGGTCGACAACGTCGGGACCACGCCGGCGCGGCTCTTCAACCTGCAGGTGAACAGCAAGCCGACCTCGGTGCGGGTCAACGGGATCACGATCCTGCGGCGGCCGGACGGGACGCCGTACACCGGTGGCGACTTCGACGGTGAAGGCCTCGTCGTCGAGCGCGGCGGGCAGACCGTTTTCGCCACGTCGGAGCGGGAGCCGTCGATCCGGCGCTTCCGGTTGACGGATGGGAAGCAGGTCGGCGAGCTGCCGGTGCCGTCCCGGTTCCGGGTCGCGCCGGCCGGGGAGGCGGCGAACAACGCGACGTTCGAGTCGCTGGCCGTGAGCCGCGACGGCCTCTCGCTGTACGCCGGGATGGAAGGGCCGCTGGCCCCGGACGGGACCGACGCCGACGGCCGGTCGCGGAACCGGATCATCCGGTACTTCGGGCTGCCGGGGCGCGGGTACCAGCCGGTCGCGCAGTACGCGTACAAGCCGGACCCGGGTCTCTCGCTCGTCGAGCTGGCGTCCGCGAGCCCGACGGAGCTGGTGTCGCTGGAGCGGACGTTCACGCCGGGTGTCGGGAACACGATCCGGGTCTTCACGGTCTCGCTGCGGAAGGCGACCGACGTGACGGCGCGGGCCTCGCTCGCGGATGCGCCGGAATCCGTGTTCCTGCAGAAGAAGCTGCTGTTCGACCTCGTCGACTGCCCGCCGTCGGGTGCGGTCGCCAAGCAGCCGCAGCCGAACCCGCTGCTGGACAACGTCGAGGCGCTCGCGCTCGGCGGGTACCTGCCGGGCGGGCGGCGGCAGCTCTACCTGCTGTCGGACGACAACAACGGCGCCACGCAGATCACCCGGTTCTACTCGCTCGCCGTCGACCTGCACTAA
- a CDS encoding enolase C-terminal domain-like protein, which produces MTPTVESVEVVPVAGYDSMLLNLSGAHGPFFTRNVVIVTDSSGNTGLGEVPGGEKIAATIRDATPLLIGQPLARHRSLLHSIATAFEGRDAGGRGVQTFDLRTTVHAVTGLESALLDLLGQHLGVPVAELLGDGHRRSSVPVLGYLFYVGDAARTDLPYRTDDAGAAGGDRWLELRRRPALTTEAVVELAEAAQERYGFTDFKLKGGVFDPHVEIDAVRALHERFPAARITVDPNGAWLVREAVAVCSGLDDVLAYVEDPCGAEAGFSGRETMAEFKRRTGLRTATNMIATDWRELAHAIRTDAVDIPLADPHFWTMAGSVRVAQLCHDFGLTWGSHSNNHFDISLAMFTHVGAAAPGEITALDTHWIWQDGQALTKGPLRIAGGEIAVPTRPGLGVELDRDALAAAHELYREHGLGARDDAIAMRYLVEDWRFDPKRPCMVR; this is translated from the coding sequence ATGACGCCGACCGTCGAGTCGGTGGAGGTCGTGCCTGTCGCCGGGTACGACAGCATGCTGCTCAACCTGAGCGGGGCGCACGGGCCGTTCTTCACCCGCAACGTGGTGATCGTGACCGACAGCTCGGGCAACACCGGCCTCGGCGAGGTGCCCGGCGGCGAGAAGATCGCCGCCACGATCCGCGACGCGACACCGCTGCTGATCGGCCAACCCCTGGCTCGCCATCGAAGCCTGCTCCACTCGATCGCTACTGCCTTCGAAGGCCGTGATGCCGGTGGCCGTGGAGTACAGACCTTCGACCTCCGCACGACGGTGCATGCGGTGACGGGGCTCGAGTCGGCGCTGCTCGACCTCCTCGGGCAGCACCTCGGAGTACCTGTCGCCGAATTACTCGGTGACGGCCACCGGCGCTCCTCGGTCCCAGTACTGGGTTACCTGTTCTACGTCGGCGATGCTGCCCGGACGGACCTGCCCTACCGGACCGACGACGCCGGAGCCGCGGGTGGGGATCGGTGGCTGGAGTTGCGGCGGCGACCGGCTTTGACCACTGAGGCTGTGGTGGAGCTGGCCGAGGCGGCGCAGGAGCGGTACGGGTTCACGGACTTCAAGTTGAAGGGCGGGGTGTTCGACCCGCACGTGGAGATCGACGCGGTCCGGGCGCTGCACGAACGGTTCCCGGCCGCGCGGATCACCGTCGACCCGAACGGGGCCTGGCTGGTCCGCGAAGCCGTCGCCGTCTGCTCGGGGCTGGACGACGTACTCGCCTATGTCGAGGACCCGTGCGGTGCCGAGGCCGGGTTCTCCGGGCGGGAGACGATGGCGGAGTTCAAACGCCGGACCGGGCTGCGGACGGCGACCAACATGATCGCCACCGACTGGCGCGAACTGGCGCACGCGATCCGCACCGACGCGGTCGACATCCCGCTCGCCGACCCGCACTTCTGGACGATGGCCGGGTCGGTCCGGGTCGCCCAGCTGTGCCACGACTTCGGGCTGACCTGGGGCTCGCACTCCAACAACCACTTCGACATCTCGCTGGCGATGTTCACCCACGTCGGCGCGGCCGCGCCCGGCGAGATCACCGCGCTCGACACGCACTGGATCTGGCAGGACGGCCAGGCGCTGACCAAGGGGCCGTTGCGGATCGCCGGCGGCGAGATCGCCGTACCCACCCGGCCCGGGCTGGGCGTCGAGCTCGACCGGGACGCACTCGCGGCCGCGCACGAGCTGTACCGGGAGCACGGGCTCGGTGCCCGCGACGACGCGATCGCGATGCGGTACCTGGTCGAGGACTGGCGGTTCGACCCGAAGCGGCCTTGCATGGTGCGTTGA
- the kdgD gene encoding 5-dehydro-4-deoxyglucarate dehydratase — protein sequence MTHFSPAELAAQLKTGLLSFPVTAFHADLGFHEAAYREHLSWLSQYDVAGLFAAGGTGEGFSLTPTEIETVVRTAVSEVNGRVPVIAPATGGTATAVADARTAEEAGADGILLFPPYLTEAGQRGLIEHVSAVCRSTSLGVTVYSRANAILTDVTVAELADRNPNFVCLKDGVGNVEQMTRTYARVGERLTYVGGLPTAETFALPLLQLGYSTYSSAIFNFVPEFALGFYADVLAQDRTAVYRKLNEFVLPYLDIRDRTKGYAVSIVKAGVNAIGRNAGPVRPPLQDLTEDEVRQLTELIGKVK from the coding sequence GTGACCCACTTCTCCCCCGCAGAACTCGCCGCGCAGCTCAAGACCGGGCTGCTCTCCTTCCCCGTCACGGCCTTCCACGCGGACCTCGGCTTCCACGAGGCGGCGTACCGCGAACACCTGTCCTGGCTGAGCCAGTACGACGTCGCGGGCCTGTTCGCCGCGGGCGGCACCGGCGAGGGCTTCTCGTTGACGCCGACGGAGATCGAGACCGTCGTACGAACGGCCGTGTCCGAGGTGAACGGCCGGGTCCCGGTGATCGCACCGGCGACCGGCGGGACCGCGACGGCCGTCGCCGACGCGCGCACCGCGGAGGAGGCGGGCGCGGACGGGATCCTGTTGTTCCCGCCGTACCTGACGGAGGCGGGTCAGCGTGGTTTGATCGAGCACGTGTCGGCGGTGTGCCGCAGTACGAGCCTCGGGGTGACCGTGTACAGCCGGGCGAACGCGATCCTCACCGACGTGACGGTCGCGGAGCTCGCGGACCGGAACCCGAACTTCGTCTGCCTCAAGGACGGCGTAGGGAACGTCGAGCAGATGACCCGGACGTACGCACGGGTCGGCGAGCGGCTGACGTACGTCGGCGGGCTCCCGACGGCCGAGACCTTCGCGCTGCCGCTCCTGCAGCTCGGGTACAGCACCTACTCGTCGGCGATCTTCAACTTCGTGCCGGAGTTCGCGCTCGGGTTCTACGCGGACGTGCTCGCACAGGACCGGACGGCGGTCTACCGGAAGCTGAACGAGTTCGTGCTGCCGTACCTCGACATCCGCGACCGCACCAAGGGGTACGCCGTCTCGATCGTGAAGGCCGGTGTCAACGCGATCGGCCGGAACGCCGGTCCGGTGCGACCGCCGTTGCAGGACCTGACGGAGGACGAAGTACGGCAGCTCACCGAGTTGATCGGGAAGGTCAAATGA